A region of the Candidatus Syntrophosphaera sp. genome:
GACGTCCAGAGCAATATAATTGGCCACTTTGGCTTGGGCTTCTATTCCAGCTTCATGGTCGCGGAGAAGGTGACGATAGATTCGCTTTCCAGCGCTCCAGACAGCGTTCCGGCCTTTTGGGAGTGTGACGGCAGCACTGAATACAAAATGAAGGCCGGAAAGCGCGCCGAGATCGGGACCACGATCACGGTTTACCTCAATGAAGACTCCGGGGAATATGCCGAAGAAAGCAAAGTGAGGGAGATCCTGGAACGCTATTGCAATTTCATGAGCTGGCCGATCATGTTCAAGGACAAACAGGTCAACCAGCAGGAAGCGCTCTGGAACCGCAAGCCCATGGATGTCACTGATGAGGAATACATCGAGTTTTACAAGAATGTCTGGCACGATTATCACGATCCGGTGTTCTGGATCCACCTCAATGTGGATTTCCCCTTCAACCTGCGCGGTATCCTCTATTTCCCCAAACTCCGCAATGAGCCGGAGTTCTTCAAGGGACAGGTGAAACTCTTCTGCAACAACGTGTTTGTCGCGGACAACCTCGAGGATTTGATCCCGGAATTCCTGCTGCTGCTCAAAGGCGGGATCGACATTCCGGAAATTCCGCTCAATGTTTCACGCAGCTTTTTGCAGAATGACGCCCAGGTGCAAAAGATCAGCAAATACATTGTCAAAAAGGTGGCCGACCACTTTGCCGAGACATTCAAGTCCGACCGCAAGAAGTATGAGCAATACTGGGAGGACATCAATACCTTCATCAAGTTCGGCCTGCTGAAAGAGGATGATTTCTTCACTGCGATGCAGGACATGGTGATCTTCAAATCCGCCAGCGGCGATTATGTGACTATCGAGGAATACAAAGCCCGCAACCACGCAGCCGAGGGCAAAAGTAGGATCTGGTACGCCTCCGGGGAAGACACCCAGGTCAGCTACCTCAGCCTGATGAAAGAGCAGGGCATCGAGGTCATCTTCCAAACCTCGCCCCTGGACACCCATCTTTACCAGCAGTTGGAAGCCAAGCTGGAAAACATCGAATTCATGAGCGTCGACAGCGAATTGAACAATCTTTTGGTGAATCAGGACAACCAGGAACTGGTCGACTTGGAAAACCGGGCCGATTCAGACAAGCTCAAGGAGATCTTTTACAAGGCCCTGAACCAGCCGCTTGAAGCTTCTTTCAGCAAGGACAGCTATGCCGAATACCTCAAAAAGCACCCCAAGGCCGCGACGGTCCTTACTCCCCACCTGATCCAGCAAGGCGAACAGACCATCATCAAGCCCTACGAGATTCCCTTCGCCGCGCGGGAGGAACTTGGCCCGGAAGCGTTAAAAGACCTTTTCGACCATGTCTACACGGAGCTCAAGGTCGAGGTGAAAAGCCTGAAATCTCCGGACATCCCCTCCATGATCGTCTTCAGCGAATACATGCGCCGCTGGCACGACATGGACCTGGTGATGCGCAACCAAAGCTCGGACATGCTCAAATTCCACACCCTGGTGGTCAACCAGGAAAATCCCGTGATCAAAAAGATTTTGGAACTGGACGCCTCGGGAAGGAAGGAGGAAGTGGA
Encoded here:
- the htpG gene encoding molecular chaperone HtpG, producing MPDNKTEKKTEKGSLSIHTENIFPIIKKWLYSQHDIFLRELISNAVDAINKRRYADPGFKAEDMKIEVKLDAKKRTIEVSDTGIGMSADEIKKYINQIAFSGAEEFISKFKDVQSNIIGHFGLGFYSSFMVAEKVTIDSLSSAPDSVPAFWECDGSTEYKMKAGKRAEIGTTITVYLNEDSGEYAEESKVREILERYCNFMSWPIMFKDKQVNQQEALWNRKPMDVTDEEYIEFYKNVWHDYHDPVFWIHLNVDFPFNLRGILYFPKLRNEPEFFKGQVKLFCNNVFVADNLEDLIPEFLLLLKGGIDIPEIPLNVSRSFLQNDAQVQKISKYIVKKVADHFAETFKSDRKKYEQYWEDINTFIKFGLLKEDDFFTAMQDMVIFKSASGDYVTIEEYKARNHAAEGKSRIWYASGEDTQVSYLSLMKEQGIEVIFQTSPLDTHLYQQLEAKLENIEFMSVDSELNNLLVNQDNQELVDLENRADSDKLKEIFYKALNQPLEASFSKDSYAEYLKKHPKAATVLTPHLIQQGEQTIIKPYEIPFAAREELGPEALKDLFDHVYTELKVEVKSLKSPDIPSMIVFSEYMRRWHDMDLVMRNQSSDMLKFHTLVVNQENPVIKKILELDASGRKEEVETLCSYIHDLSLLEQKAFSGEELKNFLGKANKILNYL